A single Streptomyces sannanensis DNA region contains:
- a CDS encoding pyridoxal phosphate-dependent decarboxylase family protein → MTPHMSGKPDDDAPYRSGELALPVARMRQAGHHAVDLVVERLQNVADEPPHAAAGPAELETLLHEPLPEQGSDLISLLERLAQDVLPLGIRFDHPRCFAFVPTTGNYPAALADLLSAAFLSVPGAWLVGSGPTRIELTTIAWLRELLGLPDGWGGLFVSGGSLANLTALAAARDHHLAGDLAGARLYCSTQAHPSIARAAHLLGLDRAQLTALEPDRAQRLDPRALTARIEADRVAGLRPFAVVATLGTTSTGAIDPLAELTAICRRHRMWLHIDGAHGAALALTSRGSHLREALGRADSLTIDPHKWLFQPYEAGCVLVRAPELLKNTFGMARHHLDAGYLHPAQAQGDEINLDDYGPQQSRGLRALKLWLSLKTFGAAAFRRAVDHGLRLADHAAARINDHPELVLVTGPGVGILTFRYRPPGTATTDPQALDRLQHTISRTVCATGQAMILTTRVQGRIVLRMCTINPATTPTDIDTALDLVLQAGRTQLPM, encoded by the coding sequence ATGACCCCGCACATGTCCGGCAAGCCCGACGACGACGCCCCCTACCGCTCCGGTGAACTGGCCCTGCCAGTGGCCCGGATGCGGCAGGCCGGCCACCATGCCGTCGACCTGGTCGTCGAACGGCTGCAAAACGTCGCCGACGAGCCGCCGCACGCCGCCGCCGGCCCGGCCGAACTCGAAACGCTGCTGCACGAACCCCTGCCCGAGCAGGGCAGCGACCTCATCTCTCTGCTGGAGCGGCTCGCCCAGGACGTGCTCCCGCTCGGCATCCGCTTCGACCATCCTCGATGCTTCGCGTTCGTGCCCACGACCGGCAACTACCCGGCCGCCCTGGCCGATCTGCTGTCCGCCGCCTTCCTGAGCGTGCCCGGGGCCTGGTTGGTGGGTTCCGGCCCCACGCGCATCGAATTGACCACCATCGCCTGGCTGCGTGAACTCCTCGGCCTGCCCGACGGCTGGGGCGGGCTGTTCGTCAGCGGCGGCTCCCTCGCCAACCTCACAGCCCTGGCGGCCGCCCGGGACCACCACCTTGCCGGTGACCTCGCCGGGGCCCGCCTGTACTGCTCGACCCAAGCCCATCCCTCGATCGCCCGTGCTGCCCACCTGCTGGGCCTCGACCGTGCTCAGCTCACCGCCCTGGAGCCGGACCGCGCCCAACGGCTCGACCCGCGCGCCCTGACCGCACGCATCGAAGCGGATCGCGTGGCCGGGCTGCGGCCCTTCGCCGTCGTCGCCACCCTCGGCACCACCAGCACCGGCGCCATCGACCCCCTGGCTGAACTCACCGCCATCTGTCGCCGCCACCGAATGTGGCTGCACATCGACGGCGCCCATGGCGCCGCCCTCGCCCTCACCTCCCGAGGCAGCCACCTGCGCGAGGCCCTGGGCCGGGCCGATTCCCTCACCATCGACCCTCACAAATGGCTCTTCCAGCCCTATGAAGCCGGTTGCGTTCTGGTCCGTGCCCCCGAACTGCTCAAGAACACCTTCGGCATGGCACGCCATCACCTCGACGCCGGCTACCTGCACCCGGCCCAGGCACAAGGCGACGAGATCAACCTCGACGACTACGGGCCGCAGCAGTCCCGCGGCCTGCGCGCCCTGAAACTGTGGCTGTCGCTGAAGACCTTCGGTGCCGCCGCGTTCCGCCGCGCCGTCGACCACGGGCTCCGGCTGGCCGACCACGCCGCCGCCCGGATCAACGACCATCCCGAACTCGTCCTGGTGACCGGGCCCGGTGTCGGCATCCTCACCTTCCGCTACCGGCCCCCCGGCACCGCCACCACCGACCCCCAGGCACTGGACCGTCTGCAGCACACCATCAGTCGTACCGTCTGTGCCACCGGCCAGGCCATGATCCTCACCACTCGGGTCCAAGGACGCATCGTCCTGCGCATGTGCACCATCAACCCCGCCACCACGCCCACCGACATCGACACCGCCCTCGACCTGGTCCTCCAAGCCGGACGCACCCAACTCCCGATGTGA
- a CDS encoding superinfection immunity protein, which translates to MVDSLLAMVFMVALAVVYLLPSYMAFARGAKDRWLILTINVFLGASIIGWGVAFYMATRTPKKARTSA; encoded by the coding sequence ATGGTGGACAGTCTGCTGGCGATGGTGTTCATGGTGGCCCTTGCCGTGGTTTACCTGCTGCCGTCGTACATGGCGTTCGCGCGCGGGGCGAAGGACCGATGGCTGATCCTCACCATCAACGTGTTCCTCGGTGCATCGATCATTGGGTGGGGTGTGGCCTTCTACATGGCAACCCGTACACCAAAGAAGGCCAGGACATCGGCGTAG
- a CDS encoding VOC family protein yields MACRISELVIDAADPDRLAAFWSKVLGYAELGREDDGSIEIRPPDARFGLPTLVLSPSSEPRTGKLRLHIDVNATDRDQGAELKRLLALGARPVDVGQTGTESWHVLADPEGNEFCLLHARLQPL; encoded by the coding sequence ATGGCATGCCGCATCAGTGAGTTGGTCATCGACGCCGCCGACCCCGACCGGCTCGCCGCATTCTGGAGCAAGGTCCTCGGCTACGCCGAACTCGGTCGGGAGGACGACGGAAGCATCGAGATCAGGCCGCCCGACGCCCGCTTCGGCTTGCCCACCCTCGTCCTCAGCCCCAGCAGCGAGCCGCGGACCGGGAAGCTCCGACTGCACATCGATGTCAACGCCACCGACCGCGACCAGGGCGCCGAGCTGAAGCGGCTGCTCGCTCTCGGCGCCAGGCCCGTCGACGTCGGCCAGACCGGCACCGAGAGCTGGCACGTACTGGCCGACCCGGAAGGCAACGAATTCTGCCTCCTGCACGCCCGGCTTCAGCCCCTCTGA
- a CDS encoding DHA2 family efflux MFS transporter permease subunit, which yields MTEGTMHQPHAAPTLSPAHVTAVLRILVLSTFVVLLNETIMVNAIPRLMREFEVTATGAGWLSTAFMLTMAVVIPVTGWFLQRVSTRTAFGLAMALFLTGTALAAAAPAFPVLLAARVIQASGTAIMMPLLMTTLMTLVPPHDRGRVMGNVTLAISVAPALGPAVSGVLLQLGTWRLLFLAVLPIAGAMAVFGLRKLVNIGEPRISPIDWLSVLLAALGFGALVYGLSGLGAGDAAQAPVPPPATTLAGAVLVALFVWRQLSLQRSSAPLLDLRTLTFPHFSVALGLMCLSFMALMGAFILLPMYLQDVCGLTSLQTGLLLVPGGLTMGLLGPQVGKLYDRLGAPRLVVPGAVVTALCLALFPLVGEQTSPWLVLPLHVTLSAGMAFVFTPIFTSGLSVLPPHLYPHGSAILGSLQQVAAAAGTALVVSVMSGRATAAAAASGTSATGALAVGIRWGFGVGAVLGALTVLVALLVRTPPAPQLPTAFEAEDEDGTTADETAGAPA from the coding sequence ATGACGGAAGGCACCATGCACCAACCACATGCAGCGCCCACGCTCTCACCCGCCCATGTCACCGCCGTGCTGCGGATTCTCGTGCTGTCCACCTTCGTCGTCCTCCTCAACGAGACGATCATGGTCAACGCGATCCCGCGGCTCATGCGCGAGTTCGAGGTCACCGCGACGGGTGCAGGGTGGCTGTCCACGGCCTTCATGCTCACCATGGCCGTCGTGATCCCGGTGACGGGGTGGTTCCTCCAGCGAGTCTCGACCCGGACCGCCTTCGGCCTGGCCATGGCGCTGTTCCTTACCGGCACGGCCCTCGCTGCGGCCGCGCCCGCCTTCCCCGTGCTGCTGGCCGCCCGCGTGATCCAGGCCAGCGGCACCGCCATCATGATGCCGCTGCTCATGACGACGCTGATGACCCTCGTGCCTCCGCACGACCGCGGCCGGGTCATGGGTAACGTCACCCTCGCCATCTCCGTCGCACCCGCCCTGGGCCCGGCGGTCTCGGGTGTACTGCTGCAGCTCGGGACGTGGCGGCTGCTGTTCCTGGCGGTGCTGCCGATCGCCGGGGCCATGGCCGTCTTCGGATTGCGCAAGCTGGTCAACATCGGTGAGCCGCGGATCAGCCCGATCGACTGGCTGTCCGTCCTCCTGGCAGCACTGGGCTTCGGCGCCCTGGTCTACGGCCTGAGCGGGCTCGGCGCCGGGGACGCCGCCCAGGCCCCGGTGCCGCCGCCGGCCACGACCCTGGCAGGTGCCGTGCTGGTGGCGCTATTCGTGTGGCGGCAGCTCTCGCTGCAGCGTTCGTCCGCGCCGCTGCTGGACCTACGCACCCTGACGTTCCCTCATTTCTCGGTGGCGCTCGGCCTGATGTGCCTGTCGTTCATGGCGCTGATGGGCGCGTTCATCCTGCTGCCGATGTACCTGCAGGACGTGTGTGGCCTGACCTCGCTGCAGACCGGGCTGCTGCTCGTCCCCGGTGGCCTGACGATGGGCCTGCTCGGGCCGCAGGTCGGCAAGCTCTACGACCGGCTCGGCGCACCACGCCTGGTCGTGCCCGGCGCCGTGGTGACCGCGTTGTGCCTCGCGCTGTTCCCCCTCGTGGGCGAACAGACCTCGCCGTGGCTGGTGCTCCCCCTGCACGTGACCCTGAGCGCCGGCATGGCGTTCGTCTTCACCCCGATCTTCACCTCCGGCCTGTCCGTACTGCCGCCGCACCTCTACCCGCACGGCTCGGCCATCCTCGGCTCGCTGCAGCAGGTCGCGGCCGCGGCCGGCACCGCCCTGGTCGTCAGCGTCATGTCGGGACGGGCCACCGCCGCAGCAGCGGCCAGTGGCACAAGCGCCACCGGCGCGCTGGCCGTAGGCATCCGGTGGGGGTTCGGCGTCGGAGCGGTGCTGGGCGCACTGACCGTGCTGGTCGCACTGCTGGTCCGGACTCCGCCCGCGCCGCAACTGCCCACGGCGTTCGAGGCGGAGGACGAGGACGGCACGACTGCGGACGAGACGGCGGGGGCGCCGGCGTGA
- a CDS encoding glycosyltransferase — translation MRILIITAGSRGDVAPFTGLGRRLLDAGHQVAVAAHPPFAALVGGCGLDYRPVPGDPQGLIRDWARAASRDEAQALTRAYADGLADGVAEAVAGGVDLLLTAFGPAPLSRTAGEALGVPVIGTYLVPAFATGQFPLPNARSTDGLGPEGNLAAGRDVLRRAEGVFAGAVTGLRARLGLPAGAPSAPVDVRPVFHGFSPLVVPRPEDWPSWVEVAGYWWPARPDGWQPPAELVDFLQAGPPPVFIGFGSMAAGQGGRLSELVAAAVKRAGVRAVVQAGWADLSGCGADVLAIGDVPHDWLFPRTAAVVHHAGAGTTAAGLRAGVPAVPVPVMADQPFWASRLYGLGVAPRPVPFQDLTAEALGDAITACLSEPSHRRRAAELARGIAAEDGTASLLVHIGSQSAG, via the coding sequence ATGCGAATTCTGATCATCACCGCCGGTTCACGGGGAGACGTCGCGCCCTTCACGGGACTGGGGCGGCGTCTGCTGGACGCGGGACATCAGGTCGCCGTGGCTGCTCACCCGCCCTTCGCCGCACTCGTCGGCGGATGCGGTCTCGACTACCGGCCTGTGCCGGGAGACCCGCAAGGGCTGATCCGGGACTGGGCCCGGGCGGCGTCGCGGGATGAGGCCCAGGCGCTGACGAGGGCGTACGCGGACGGGCTCGCCGATGGGGTGGCGGAGGCCGTGGCGGGCGGAGTCGACCTGCTGCTCACGGCCTTCGGCCCGGCACCGCTCAGCCGGACGGCCGGCGAAGCGCTCGGCGTCCCCGTCATCGGCACCTACCTCGTACCGGCGTTCGCCACCGGACAGTTCCCGTTGCCCAACGCACGGAGCACCGACGGCCTGGGGCCGGAGGGCAACCTCGCCGCGGGCCGGGATGTGTTGAGGCGCGCAGAAGGGGTCTTCGCGGGCGCCGTGACCGGGCTGCGTGCCCGCCTCGGGCTGCCCGCCGGCGCGCCCTCGGCACCGGTGGACGTCCGGCCGGTCTTCCACGGCTTCAGCCCGCTGGTGGTGCCGCGCCCCGAGGACTGGCCGTCCTGGGTCGAAGTGGCGGGCTATTGGTGGCCCGCGCGGCCGGACGGCTGGCAACCCCCGGCCGAACTGGTCGACTTCCTCCAGGCCGGTCCGCCCCCGGTGTTCATCGGGTTCGGCAGTATGGCGGCGGGGCAAGGAGGACGGCTCAGTGAGCTGGTGGCTGCGGCGGTGAAGCGGGCAGGTGTGCGTGCGGTGGTGCAGGCGGGGTGGGCCGATTTGAGCGGCTGCGGCGCCGACGTCCTGGCCATCGGCGACGTCCCGCACGACTGGCTGTTCCCTCGCACGGCCGCCGTCGTCCATCACGCCGGGGCGGGTACCACCGCAGCCGGACTGCGGGCCGGAGTGCCCGCCGTGCCCGTTCCCGTCATGGCCGACCAGCCGTTCTGGGCGTCTCGGCTGTACGGGCTGGGAGTTGCCCCGCGGCCTGTGCCGTTCCAGGACCTCACCGCCGAAGCCCTCGGCGACGCGATCACGGCCTGCCTGTCCGAGCCTTCCCACCGTCGCCGCGCGGCCGAACTCGCCCGCGGGATCGCCGCAGAGGACGGTACCGCTTCGCTGCTCGTCCACATCGGCTCACAGAGCGCCGGGTGA
- a CDS encoding helix-turn-helix domain-containing protein, producing MADRGMFATTDLLPLLSERGITLSSSQVYRLVVERPERLSLKILMALLDILDCTMDDLIEPIAAAGTVKKPKKAAVGGSAPDAEGLGGLRPKRARIRGVDQS from the coding sequence ATGGCCGACCGCGGGATGTTCGCCACCACCGACCTTCTCCCTCTGCTGTCCGAACGCGGTATCACCCTGTCCTCCAGCCAGGTTTACCGGCTCGTCGTCGAGCGACCGGAGCGACTGAGCCTGAAGATCCTCATGGCCCTGCTCGACATCCTCGATTGCACCATGGACGACCTCATCGAGCCCATCGCGGCGGCCGGGACCGTGAAGAAGCCGAAGAAGGCAGCCGTCGGCGGCTCGGCGCCCGATGCGGAGGGACTCGGCGGACTGCGGCCAAAGCGAGCACGGATCAGGGGTGTTGACCAGTCATGA
- a CDS encoding oxidoreductase, which yields MSAAAAAGTWKLGDLEVNRIGYGAMRLTGNGMMGNSDGTPIDRDAAVGLLHSAFEQGVNHIDTAAFYFSPLRSANELINRALSSWYRDVVVVTKVGPARDPSGEWLTMARPDQLRGQVEENLRQLGRDHLDVVNLRCNGPRTASITEHFGALAELRQAGLIRHLGLSAVRPQHVAEALTIAPVVCVQNSYGLDWRRADESGLVDLCQEQGIAFVPFFAVSGLRREAAAVQEHDARVHSVAHAHNATPAQVRLAWTLHRGPHVLAIPGTTNPAHLTENIAAGNLQLTEEELALLDKPDEGTA from the coding sequence GTGAGCGCAGCGGCGGCAGCAGGGACCTGGAAGCTCGGGGACCTGGAGGTGAATCGCATCGGCTACGGCGCGATGCGGCTGACGGGCAACGGCATGATGGGGAACTCCGACGGCACGCCGATCGACCGTGATGCCGCCGTCGGCCTGCTGCACAGCGCGTTCGAGCAGGGTGTCAACCACATCGACACGGCCGCCTTCTACTTCTCGCCACTGCGGTCCGCGAACGAGCTCATCAACCGCGCCCTCTCATCCTGGTACCGCGACGTGGTCGTGGTGACCAAGGTCGGCCCGGCGCGCGATCCCTCCGGCGAGTGGCTCACCATGGCCCGCCCCGACCAGCTGCGCGGCCAGGTCGAGGAGAACCTGCGCCAGCTCGGCCGTGACCACCTGGACGTGGTGAACCTGCGCTGCAACGGCCCCCGTACAGCCTCGATCACCGAGCACTTCGGCGCCCTCGCCGAGCTGCGCCAGGCGGGCCTGATCCGGCACCTCGGGCTCTCGGCTGTCCGCCCACAACATGTGGCCGAAGCCCTGACGATCGCGCCCGTGGTCTGCGTGCAGAACTCCTACGGACTGGACTGGCGCCGCGCCGACGAGAGCGGGCTGGTGGACCTGTGCCAGGAGCAGGGCATCGCCTTCGTCCCGTTCTTCGCCGTCTCCGGCCTGCGGCGCGAGGCAGCCGCAGTCCAGGAGCACGACGCACGCGTCCACTCCGTCGCCCACGCCCACAATGCGACGCCGGCCCAGGTACGGCTCGCCTGGACCCTCCACCGCGGTCCACACGTGCTGGCCATTCCCGGCACCACAAACCCGGCACACCTCACAGAGAACATCGCGGCCGGAAACCTGCAACTGACCGAGGAGGAGTTGGCTCTCCTCGACAAGCCGGACGAGGGCACCGCCTGA
- a CDS encoding SpoIIE family protein phosphatase, with translation MLSVRSVVGQMFVLQVVVVVLLAIAAIVMLALAAQRESTREAGNRSLAVAQGFASSPGIVEALKSPDPTAVLQPRVEEAGKGSGVDFLGVLNRDGIYYALSAPGPGAHTTTNMAPLLAGRTVSEEAVGSLGPQVRVFIPVKGPDGSVAGVVGAGITLKHVGDRVKQQLPAVLGATAGAVAVTTGGAAVLSRRLLRQTRGLGPAEITRMYEHHDAVLHSVREGVLIIGGDGRLLLANDEARRLLDLPADVERRHVTNLGLEPRMAELLISEREATDEVHLAGDRLLAVNVRPTAPYGGPAGSAVTLRDTTELRALAGRAEAARERLKLLYDAGVQIGTTLDVMRTAQELAEVAVPRFADVVTVELLEPVLRGDEPAEGSTEMRRAAASGVGQDSPLYPVGELIRFEPTTPMASVVASGRAVLEADLRTADGWQAQDPERARQVLDYGICSLISVPLRARGVVLGLADFWRAEACEAFGEEDLSFAEELAARAAVAIDNARRYTRERTMAVALQRSLLPRGLPEQSALEVSHRYLPAQAGVGGDWFDVIPLPGSRVALVVGDVVGHGVHAAATMGRLRTAVHNFSALDMAPDELLAHLDELVARIDADEAADEEDGHAITGATCLYAIYDPVSGVCTIARAGHLGPALVHPDGTVTFPDIPVSPPLGLGGSLPFETAALQLPEGSRLALYTDGLIEDRHRDLDTGLDLLRDALSHPDRTPEQTCQAVFDALLPERPRDDVALLIARTRLLDPGQVADWDVPSDPAAVPRVRADVTVRLETWGLDEVAFPAELIVSELVTNAIRYGAQPIRLRLLYDCDSLICEVADGSSTSPHLRRAAATDEGGRGLFLIAQFAQSWGTRYTARGKIIWAEQSLHHAAAEPGTDLADVLLGQWDE, from the coding sequence GTGCTGAGCGTCCGTAGCGTCGTCGGCCAGATGTTCGTGCTGCAGGTGGTGGTCGTGGTGCTGCTTGCCATCGCGGCTATTGTCATGCTCGCGCTGGCAGCTCAGCGTGAGAGCACCCGCGAGGCCGGCAATCGTTCACTCGCTGTCGCGCAGGGCTTTGCCAGCTCTCCAGGAATCGTGGAGGCCCTGAAGTCACCCGATCCCACCGCGGTGCTGCAGCCGCGGGTCGAGGAGGCCGGGAAGGGCTCAGGCGTTGACTTCCTGGGCGTCTTGAACCGGGACGGAATCTACTACGCCCTTTCCGCGCCCGGCCCCGGCGCACACACCACCACCAACATGGCTCCCCTGTTGGCGGGGCGAACCGTAAGCGAGGAGGCTGTGGGCTCTCTCGGCCCGCAGGTTCGGGTCTTCATCCCTGTCAAGGGGCCGGACGGCTCGGTGGCCGGCGTGGTCGGCGCCGGGATCACGCTCAAGCATGTCGGCGACAGGGTCAAACAGCAGCTGCCGGCCGTGCTGGGCGCTACCGCCGGCGCGGTGGCCGTCACCACGGGCGGAGCGGCAGTGCTCAGTCGACGGCTGCTGCGCCAGACCCGCGGACTTGGCCCGGCCGAGATCACCCGGATGTACGAGCACCACGACGCGGTGCTGCACTCGGTACGGGAGGGCGTGCTCATCATCGGGGGCGACGGGCGGCTGCTGCTGGCCAACGACGAGGCGCGGCGGCTGCTGGACCTGCCCGCGGACGTGGAGCGGCGCCATGTCACGAACCTGGGCTTGGAGCCGCGGATGGCCGAATTGTTGATCTCCGAGCGCGAGGCGACCGATGAGGTGCATCTGGCGGGCGACCGTCTGCTGGCGGTGAACGTGAGGCCGACCGCCCCCTACGGGGGGCCTGCCGGGAGCGCGGTGACGCTGCGGGACACCACCGAGCTACGGGCGCTGGCGGGCAGGGCGGAGGCGGCCCGGGAGCGTTTGAAGCTGCTGTACGACGCGGGGGTGCAGATCGGCACCACACTGGATGTGATGCGCACGGCCCAGGAGCTCGCCGAGGTGGCGGTCCCGCGCTTCGCCGACGTCGTCACCGTCGAGCTGCTGGAGCCGGTCCTGCGGGGCGACGAGCCCGCCGAGGGGAGCACCGAGATGCGCCGCGCGGCCGCCAGCGGCGTCGGGCAGGACTCGCCGCTCTACCCGGTGGGTGAACTCATCAGATTCGAGCCCACCACGCCGATGGCGTCGGTCGTGGCGAGCGGCCGGGCGGTCCTCGAGGCCGACCTGCGCACGGCGGACGGCTGGCAGGCCCAGGATCCCGAGCGGGCCCGGCAGGTCCTGGACTACGGCATCTGCTCGCTGATCAGCGTGCCGCTGCGGGCCCGCGGCGTGGTGCTGGGGCTGGCCGACTTCTGGCGCGCCGAGGCCTGCGAGGCCTTCGGGGAGGAGGATCTGTCCTTCGCCGAGGAGCTGGCCGCCCGGGCGGCGGTGGCCATCGACAACGCCCGTCGCTACACCCGCGAGCGCACCATGGCCGTCGCCCTGCAGCGCAGCCTGCTGCCGCGGGGGCTGCCGGAACAGAGCGCCCTGGAGGTCTCCCACCGATATCTGCCCGCGCAGGCGGGGGTGGGCGGGGACTGGTTCGACGTCATCCCGCTGCCCGGCAGCCGGGTGGCCCTGGTCGTCGGCGACGTCGTCGGCCACGGGGTGCACGCAGCGGCCACCATGGGCCGGCTGCGCACCGCCGTGCACAACTTCTCCGCCCTGGACATGGCCCCTGACGAGCTACTGGCCCACCTGGATGAGCTGGTCGCCCGGATCGACGCCGACGAGGCCGCCGACGAAGAGGACGGGCATGCGATCACCGGCGCCACCTGCCTGTACGCGATCTACGACCCGGTCTCCGGGGTGTGCACCATCGCACGCGCCGGCCACCTCGGCCCCGCCCTGGTCCACCCCGACGGAACTGTCACCTTCCCCGACATCCCCGTCTCACCACCCCTGGGCCTGGGTGGCAGTCTCCCGTTCGAAACCGCCGCACTGCAGCTGCCTGAGGGCAGCCGGCTGGCCCTGTACACCGACGGGCTGATCGAGGACCGCCACCGCGACCTCGACACCGGCCTGGACCTCCTGCGAGACGCCCTGTCCCACCCCGACCGCACCCCGGAACAGACCTGCCAGGCGGTTTTCGACGCCCTGCTGCCCGAGCGCCCCCGCGACGACGTCGCCCTGCTCATCGCCCGCACCCGGCTGCTGGACCCCGGCCAGGTCGCCGACTGGGACGTACCCTCCGATCCGGCGGCCGTCCCCCGCGTCCGCGCTGACGTCACCGTTCGGTTGGAGACCTGGGGCCTGGACGAGGTGGCCTTCCCTGCCGAGCTGATCGTCAGCGAGCTGGTCACCAACGCCATCCGGTACGGCGCCCAGCCCATCCGGCTGCGCCTGCTGTACGACTGCGACAGTCTGATCTGCGAGGTCGCCGACGGCTCCAGCACCTCGCCGCATCTGCGCCGGGCGGCGGCCACCGACGAGGGCGGCCGGGGGCTGTTCCTGATCGCCCAGTTCGCTCAGAGCTGGGGCACCCGGTACACCGCCCGTGGCAAGATCATCTGGGCGGAGCAGTCCTTGCACCACGCAGCCGCAGAACCCGGCACCGACCTGGCCGACGTCCTCCTCGGCCAATGGGACGAATGA
- a CDS encoding zf-HC2 domain-containing protein, giving the protein MIEAHCLTTKDGEETAVGDCGTICELLAGHALKTLAPDEARVVGAHMTTCDACRDEHDCLAAVAAHLNLLRDALARGKGRSRRMYAVTRADCGHASPRRRRPHRAALTRQITLSQWVSRTTTSFR; this is encoded by the coding sequence ATGATCGAAGCGCACTGCCTGACCACGAAGGACGGCGAGGAGACAGCCGTCGGGGACTGCGGCACGATCTGTGAGCTGCTGGCCGGACATGCCCTCAAAACTCTCGCGCCCGATGAGGCGCGCGTGGTGGGGGCTCACATGACGACCTGCGACGCATGCCGGGACGAGCACGACTGCCTGGCGGCCGTGGCGGCACACCTGAACCTTCTCCGTGACGCTCTGGCCCGTGGCAAAGGCCGCAGCCGGCGGATGTACGCGGTCACCCGGGCCGACTGCGGCCATGCCTCGCCCCGTCGCCGCAGGCCCCACCGAGCGGCCTTGACCAGGCAGATCACATTGTCCCAATGGGTCAGCAGGACCACGACGTCCTTCAGGTGA